The Puntigrus tetrazona isolate hp1 chromosome 3, ASM1883169v1, whole genome shotgun sequence genome contains a region encoding:
- the si:ch211-106h11.3 gene encoding CCN family member 1, which produces MRKMRDLMCVVVFVLIVCTTVRARCPKPCACPAERAVCPPGVSAVPDACGCCKVCAAQLNDDCHEDKPCDHHKGLECNYGNDVASIHGICRAKLEGRSCEYNGRMYQNGENFRAGCKHQCTCIDGAVGCVPLCPTDIPLASASCPAPRLVKIPGQCCLSVDCHSESSVLPPVFRRPQPPPYLFPDLHAYKKPRPKPYPRKPKDALSNELIELEKKWEKPRSRKHLPAWKQAGRQCVAQTTSWTPCSRSCGMGVSSRVTNENAQCKLLKETRLCSVRPCSSVAVPIKKGRKCSRTQKSPEPLRLRYAGCRSTRLYRPNYCGTCLDGRCCSPRRTRTAPVLFACPDGEHFERAVMFVQSCKCNDECGHLNDAALPPQRWLYGDMHKFLD; this is translated from the exons GTGCGAGCGAGGTGTCCGAAGCCGTGTGCGTGTCCCGCGGAGCGAGCCGTGTGCCCGCCGGGCGTCAGCGCCGTGCCCGACGCCTGCGGCTGCTGTAAGGTGTGTGCCGCCCAGCTGAACGACGACTGCCATGAAGACAAGCCCTGTGACCATCACAAGGGCCTGGAGTGTAACTACGGCAACGACGTGGCCAGTATCCACGGAATCTGCCGAG CCAAACTGGAAGGCCGCTCTTGTGAATACAACGGCCGCATGTATCAGAATGGAGAAAACTTCCGCGCGGGCTGCAAACACCAGTGCACCTGCATCGACGGGGCGGTGGGCTGCGTGCCCCTGTGCCCCACTGATATCCCTCTGGCGTCGGCCTCCTGTCCCGCACCCCGACTGGTCAAAATCCCCGGCCAGTGCTGCCTCAGCGTGGACTGTCACAGCGAGTCCTCCGTCCTCCCGCCGGTGTTCAGACGGCCGCAGCCGCCTCCGTATCTGTTCCCCGACCTCCACGCCTACAAGAAACCCCGACCGAAGCCGTACCCCCGCAAGCCCAAAGACGCCCTGAGCAACGAGCTCATAGAGCTGGAGAAAAAGTGGGAGAAACCACGCAGCCGAAAGCATTTGCCAG CATGGAAGCAAGCCGGACGGCAATGTGTTGCACAGACGACAAGCTGGACGCCTTGTTCGCGCAGCTGCGGGATGGGCGTTTCATCTCGGGTCACCAATGAGAACGCGCAGTGCAAGCTGCTGAAGGAAACCAGACTCTGCAGCGTCCGTCCCTGTAGTTCTGTGGCTGTGCCTATAAAG AAGGGGAGGAAATGCTCTCGCACCCAAAAGTCTCCAGAGCCTCTTCGCCTGCGCTACGCTGGCTGCCGCAGCACCCGCCTCTACCGACCAAACTACTGTGGGACGTGCCTGGACGGGCGATGCTGCTCGCCCCGCCGCACTCGGACGGCCCCCGTGCTCTTCGCCTGCCCCGATGGAGAGCACTTCGAGAGGGCCGTCATGTTCGTGCAGTCCTGTAAATGCAACGACGAATGTGGCCACCTGAACGATGCGGCGCTCCCGCCCCAACGCTGGCTGTACGGCGACATGCACAAGTTTCTTGATTAA
- the si:ch211-106h11.1 gene encoding volume-regulated anion channel subunit LRRC8D isoform X1 — MFTLSELWSGGERQGSYKLLKPWWEVFMDYLLVLMLMVSILAGTLQLSRDGVVCVPVHSSSINYSSPMEPVSDSIFNSNPESPKISVKGRRTNLDFQQYIYISQVCYHEALPWYSRFLPYVTLLHTLVLLASGCFWFHFPLTSARVEHFLSLLAKCCESPWTTRALSLTARLDTRFSETEQVVQPKVQVTTSYKTRKSSLDSGTDSPLLAGTDSVSTTTQPSPCPSTLSHCSTHSAMSLIEPVLPVQVVPDTSRQGATLDRSDREQARALFERVRRFRAHCESSDVIYKVYTAQTVFKVLKFILIVSYTTPLLGSISFSHICQPRSSALTGYSVFQCSHSLSSVLRKLMQAYVLLLFLFGLLAIYALSWIFHKSLRQYSFQSLREKGSMLDVPVLHNDLAFLLHMADQYDPLLAQRLSVFLSPVSETRLLEESLERRWGADRLRSMITLDQQGRSLLQLVALPRLPGALFTFSQLEVLKLELIGDAKLTAQISNMTALREMHLYHCTALVEPAALQHLQEHLETLHLTFTQAAEIPVWVYSLRGLQELHLTGRLSNEGGMGRGWGLGSLRQLRHLRILVLRGMLQKVPGELSELAGSLLKLEIYNEGTRLMVLTGLRRLTGLAEVQLQGCQLERLPSALLALTGLRSLDMQHNSLRTLEELLGLQHLRRLSCLRLAHNRVLALPVSVGVLRSLELLDLAHNQMQNLPLALFTLHKLRRLLLAGNLLEELPAEIGALKLLSELDLSGNRLERLPKELFETCIELRNLNVANNSLGSLPTGFGGLPQLSRLDVRGNSLEQLPVELGCCFGLRGGGLQVETWLLHTLPRQVRDVLQQPSSCPSSEPPSRPNSDCFPTFSAAQWSFHSALESRI, encoded by the exons ATGTTCACGTTGTCCGAGCTGTGGTCCGGCGGTGAGCGTCAGGGTAGTTATAAGTTGCTGAAGCCGTGGTGGGAGGTCTTCATGGACTACCTTCTGGTGCTCATGCTGATGGTGTCCATCCTTGCCGGGACGCTCCAGCTGTCACGGGACGGAGTCGTGTGCGTCCCAGTGCACTCTTCTTCCATCAACTACAGCTCTCCCATGGAGCCTGTGTCTGATTCAATTTTTAATAGCAACCCAGAGTCACCCAAGATTTCTGTGAAGGGGCGACGTACCAACCTTGACTTCCAGCAGTACATCTACATCAGCCAGGTTTGCTATCACGAGGCATTGCCCTGGTACTCACGGTTTTTGCCATATGTGACCCTGCTCCATACGTTAGTTCTCCTGGCCAGTGGTTGCTTCTGGTTCCACTTCCCGCTCACGTCTGCTCGCGTCGAGCACTTCCTATCACTTCTCGCCAAATGTTGCGAATCGCCCTGGACAACAAGGGCCCTCTCTCTTACAGCCAGACTGGACACACGCTTCTCTGAGACAGAACAAGTTGTGCAACCCAAAGTTCAGGTAACAACTTCGTACAAAACACGAAAGTCAAGTCTGGATTCGGGGACGGACAGCCCCCTATTGGCGGGGACTGATAGTGTGTCCACTACAACGCAACCATCTCCGTGTCCCTCGACGTTGTCCCATTGCTCAACGCATTCTGCTATGTCACTCATAGAGCCGGTTCTGCCTGTCCAAGTTGTCCCAGACACTTCCAGACAGGGAGCCACGTTAGACCGCAGCGACAGAGAGCAGGCCAGAGCTCTGTTCGAGAGAGTGCGCAGGTTTCGTGCTCACTGCGAGAGTTCAGATGTTATCTATAAG GTGTACACTGCTCAAACGGTGTTCAAGGTTCTGAAGTTTATTCTGATTGTTAGCTACACCACTCCTCTCCTGGGCTCAATCTCTTTTAGTCACATTTGCCAACCTCGCTCTTCTGCTCTGACCGGCTACAGTGTCTTCCAGTGCAGTCACTCACTGTCCTCTGTCCTACGCAAGCTAATGCAGGCCTACGTCTTGCTGCTCTTCCTGTTTGGTCTGCTGGCCATCTATGCCCTGTCCTGGATCTTCCACAA GTCTTTGAGGCAGTACTCTTTCCAGAGTCTACGTGAGAAAGGATCCATGCTAGATGTACCTGTACTTCATAATGACCTTGCCTTCCTCTTGCACATGGCCGACCAGTACGACCCTCTACTGGCCCAGCGCCTGTCTGTCTTCCTCTCACCGGTCAGTGAGACTCGACTTCTAGAAGAAAGTCTGGAGCGCCGTTGGGGAGCTGATCGCTTGCGATCAATGATCACGTTAGATCAGCAGGGACGCTCTCTGCTGCAGCTCGTGGCCCTTCCTCGTCTCCCAGGGGCCCTGTTCACCTTCAGCCAGCTAGAGGTGTTGAAGTTAGAACTTATCGGAGATGCCAAACTGACAGCACAAATATCTAACATGACCGCACTCAG AGAGATGCACCTTTACCACTGCACTGCATTAGTGGAGCCGGCTGCACTGCAGCACCTTCAAGAACATCTGGAGACTTTGCATCTAACCTTCACCCAAGCTGCAGAGATCCCAGTTTGGGTTTATTCCCTTCGAGGCCTGCAAGAGCTGCACCTCACTGGGAGGTTGAGCAATGAGGGTGGCATGGGGCGTGGATGGGGCCTTGGCAGCCTTCGACAACTGCGTCATCTCCGCATCTTGGTGCTGCGCGGCATGCTGCAGAAAGTTCCAGGGGAGCTGAGCGAATTGGCAGGGAGTCTGCTAAAACTGGAGATATATAACGAGGGCACCAGGTTAATGGTACTTACAGGACTGAGGCGTTTGACCGGACTGGCTGAAGTGCAACTGCAAGGATGCCAGTTGGAGAGGCTGCCATCAGCGCTGCTCGCGCTCACAGGCCTACGCAGTTTGGACATGCAACACAACAGTCTGCGTACTCTAGAAGAGCTGTTAGGATTGCAGCATTTGAGGCGTCTGTCCTGCCTACGACTGGCACATAACCGCGTTCTGGCTCTTCCGGTCAGCGTAGGAGTGCTGCGCTCACTGGAGCTCTTGGATTTGGCACACAATCAGATGCAAAACCTACCTTTGGCACTCTTTACACTGCATAAGCTGCGACGCCTGCTTTTGGCAGGAAACCTTTTGGAAGAGCTGCCAGCTGAAATCGGAGCCTTGAAGCTTCTTAGCGAACTAGACCTAAGTGGCAACAGGCTTGAACGTCTCCCCAAGGAACTGTTTGAAACGTGCATAGAGCTTCGCAACTTGAATGTTGCGAATAACTCTCTAGGGTCTTTGCCCACTGGTTTTGGCGGCCTGCCTCAGCTTTCGCGTCTGGATGTACGTGGAAACAGCCTAGAGCAACTGCCGGTCGAGCTGGGGTGTTGTTTTGGGCTTCGTGGAGGCGGTTTGCAAGTGGAAACCTGGCTGCTGCACACCCTACCTCGGCAGGTCAGGGATGTCCTACAGCAGCCCAGCTCTTGCCCGTCTTCTGAACCACCTTCACGACCTAATTCTGACTGCTTTCCTACCTTTTCAGCAGCTCAGTGGAGCTTCCACTCTGCACTGGAATCTCGGATATAA
- the ddx39ab gene encoding DEAD (Asp-Glu-Ala-Asp) box polypeptide 39Ab codes for MAENDVDNELLDYEEDDEPQGAPESAAPVGKKEVKGSYVSIHSSGFRDFLLKPELLRAIVDCGFEHPSEVQHECIPQAILGMDILCQAKSGMGKTAVFVLATLQQIEPVDGQVSVLVMCHTRELAFQISKEYERFSKYMPTVKVAVFFGGMSIKKDEDVLKKSCPHIVVGTPGRILALVRNKTLNLKNVKHFVLDECDKMLEQLDMRRDVQDIFRLTPHEKQCMMFSATLSKEIRPVCRKFMQDPMEVFVDDETKLTLHGLQQYYCKLKDSEKNRKLFDLLDVLEFNQVVIFVKSVQRCVALSQLLVEQNFPAIAIHRGMAQEERLSRYQQFKDFQRRILVATNLFGRGMDIERVNIVFNYDMPEDSDTYLHRVARAGRFGTKGLAVTFVSDETDAKILNDVQDRFEVNVAELPEEIDISTYIEQSR; via the exons ATGGCTGAGAACGATGTTGACAACGAGCTGCTGGATTACGAAGAGGACGACGAGCCTCAAGGAGCCCCGGAGAGCGCCGCTCCGGTGGGCAAGAAGGAGGTGAAGGGCTCGTACGTGTCCATCCACAGCTCGGGCTTCAGGGACTTCCTGCTCAAGCCGGAGCTGCTGAGGGCCATCGTGGACTGCGGCTTCGAGCATCCGTCTGAAG tgcagcacgAGTGCATCCCGCAGGCCATTCTCGGCATGGATATCCTGTGCCAGGCCAAGTCCGGTATGGGAAAGACGGCCGTGTTTGTGCTCGCCACCCTGCAGCAGATCGAGCCGGTGGACGGACAG GTGTCGGTGCTGGTCATGTGTCACACGCGCGAGCTGGCGTTTCAGATCAGCAAGGAGTACGAGCGCTTCTCCAAGTACATGCCCACGGTGAAGGTGGCCGTGTTCTTCGGCGGCATGTCCATAAAGAAGGACGAGGATGTCCTGAAGAAGAGCTGCCCTCACATCGTGGTGGGAACGCCGGGCCGAATCCTCGCCCTGGTCCGGAACAAAACCCTCAACCTGAAGAACGTCAAGCACTTCGTTCTGGACGAGTGCGACAAGATGCTGGAGCAGCTGG ATATGAGACGTGACGTTCAGGACATCTTCAGACTGACCCCTCATGAGAAGCAGTGCATGATGTTCAGCGCCACCCTCAGCAAAGAGATTCGGCCCGTCTGCCGCAAGTTCATGCAGGAC CCGATGGAGGTGTTTGTGGACGACGAGACGAAGCTGACTCTTCACGGTCTGCAGCAGTATTACTGTAAACTGAAGGACAGCGAGAAGAACCGCAAGCTCTTCGACCTGCTCGACGTGCTGGAGTTCAACCAG GTGGTGATATTTGTGAAGTCTGTTCAGCGTTGTGTGGCGCTTTCACAGTTACTGGTGGAGCAGAACTTCCCCGCCATCGCCATCCACAGAGGAATGGCACAGGAAGAGAG GTTGTCTCGGTATCAGCAGTTTAAAGACTTTCAGAGGAGGATCCTAGTGGCCACAAACCTCTTTGGTCGAGGAATGGATATCGAGAGGGTCAACATCGTCTTCAACTACGATATGCCAGAGGACTCCGACACCTATCTCCACAGG GTGGCTCGTGCGGGTCGCTTTGGCACCAAGGGTTTGGCCGTCACGTTTGTGTCAGATGAGACCGACGCAAAGATCCTGAACGACGTGCAGGACCGATTCGAGGTCAATGTGGCAGAGTTACCAGAGGAGATTGACATTTCCACTTACA TTGAACAGTCCAGATGA
- the si:ch211-106h11.1 gene encoding volume-regulated anion channel subunit LRRC8D isoform X2 — protein sequence MFTLSELWSGGERQGSYKLLKPWWEVFMDYLLVLMLMVSILAGTLQLSRDGVVCVPVHSSSINYSSPMEPVSDSIFNSNPESPKISVKGRRTNLDFQQYIYISQVCYHEALPWYSRFLPYVTLLHTLVLLASGCFWFHFPLTSARVEHFLSLLAKCCESPWTTRALSLTARLDTRFSETEQVVQPKVQVTTSYKTRKSSLDSGTDSPLLAGTDSVSTTTQPSPCPSTLSHCSTHSAMSLIEPVLPVQVVPDTSRQGATLDRSDREQARALFERVRRFRAHCESSDVIYKVYTAQTVFKVLKFILIVSYTTPLLGSISFSHICQPRSSALTGYSVFQCSHSLSSVLRKLMQAYVLLLFLFGLLAIYALSWIFHKSLRQYSFQSLREKGSMLDVPVLHNDLAFLLHMADQYDPLLAQRLSVFLSPVSETRLLEESLERRWGADRLRSMITLDQQGRSLLQLVALPRLPGALFTFSQLEVLKLELIGDAKLTAQISNMTALREMHLYHCTALVEPAALQHLQEHLETLHLTFTQAAEIPVWVYSLRGLQELHLTGRLSNEGGMGRGWGLGSLRQLRHLRILVLRGMLQKVPGELSELAGSLLKLEIYNEGTRLMVLTGLRRLTGLAEVQLQGCQLERLPSALLALTGLRSLDMQHNSLRTLEELLGLQHLRRLSCLRLAHNRVLALPVSVGVLRSLELLDLAHNQMQNLPLALFTLHKLRRLLLAGNLLEELPAEIGALKLLSELDLSGNRLERLPKELFETCIELRNLNVANNSLGSLPTGFGGLPQLSRLDVRGNSLEQLPVELGCCFGLRGGGLQVETWLLHTLPRQQLSGASTLHWNLGYKTSASD from the exons ATGTTCACGTTGTCCGAGCTGTGGTCCGGCGGTGAGCGTCAGGGTAGTTATAAGTTGCTGAAGCCGTGGTGGGAGGTCTTCATGGACTACCTTCTGGTGCTCATGCTGATGGTGTCCATCCTTGCCGGGACGCTCCAGCTGTCACGGGACGGAGTCGTGTGCGTCCCAGTGCACTCTTCTTCCATCAACTACAGCTCTCCCATGGAGCCTGTGTCTGATTCAATTTTTAATAGCAACCCAGAGTCACCCAAGATTTCTGTGAAGGGGCGACGTACCAACCTTGACTTCCAGCAGTACATCTACATCAGCCAGGTTTGCTATCACGAGGCATTGCCCTGGTACTCACGGTTTTTGCCATATGTGACCCTGCTCCATACGTTAGTTCTCCTGGCCAGTGGTTGCTTCTGGTTCCACTTCCCGCTCACGTCTGCTCGCGTCGAGCACTTCCTATCACTTCTCGCCAAATGTTGCGAATCGCCCTGGACAACAAGGGCCCTCTCTCTTACAGCCAGACTGGACACACGCTTCTCTGAGACAGAACAAGTTGTGCAACCCAAAGTTCAGGTAACAACTTCGTACAAAACACGAAAGTCAAGTCTGGATTCGGGGACGGACAGCCCCCTATTGGCGGGGACTGATAGTGTGTCCACTACAACGCAACCATCTCCGTGTCCCTCGACGTTGTCCCATTGCTCAACGCATTCTGCTATGTCACTCATAGAGCCGGTTCTGCCTGTCCAAGTTGTCCCAGACACTTCCAGACAGGGAGCCACGTTAGACCGCAGCGACAGAGAGCAGGCCAGAGCTCTGTTCGAGAGAGTGCGCAGGTTTCGTGCTCACTGCGAGAGTTCAGATGTTATCTATAAG GTGTACACTGCTCAAACGGTGTTCAAGGTTCTGAAGTTTATTCTGATTGTTAGCTACACCACTCCTCTCCTGGGCTCAATCTCTTTTAGTCACATTTGCCAACCTCGCTCTTCTGCTCTGACCGGCTACAGTGTCTTCCAGTGCAGTCACTCACTGTCCTCTGTCCTACGCAAGCTAATGCAGGCCTACGTCTTGCTGCTCTTCCTGTTTGGTCTGCTGGCCATCTATGCCCTGTCCTGGATCTTCCACAA GTCTTTGAGGCAGTACTCTTTCCAGAGTCTACGTGAGAAAGGATCCATGCTAGATGTACCTGTACTTCATAATGACCTTGCCTTCCTCTTGCACATGGCCGACCAGTACGACCCTCTACTGGCCCAGCGCCTGTCTGTCTTCCTCTCACCGGTCAGTGAGACTCGACTTCTAGAAGAAAGTCTGGAGCGCCGTTGGGGAGCTGATCGCTTGCGATCAATGATCACGTTAGATCAGCAGGGACGCTCTCTGCTGCAGCTCGTGGCCCTTCCTCGTCTCCCAGGGGCCCTGTTCACCTTCAGCCAGCTAGAGGTGTTGAAGTTAGAACTTATCGGAGATGCCAAACTGACAGCACAAATATCTAACATGACCGCACTCAG AGAGATGCACCTTTACCACTGCACTGCATTAGTGGAGCCGGCTGCACTGCAGCACCTTCAAGAACATCTGGAGACTTTGCATCTAACCTTCACCCAAGCTGCAGAGATCCCAGTTTGGGTTTATTCCCTTCGAGGCCTGCAAGAGCTGCACCTCACTGGGAGGTTGAGCAATGAGGGTGGCATGGGGCGTGGATGGGGCCTTGGCAGCCTTCGACAACTGCGTCATCTCCGCATCTTGGTGCTGCGCGGCATGCTGCAGAAAGTTCCAGGGGAGCTGAGCGAATTGGCAGGGAGTCTGCTAAAACTGGAGATATATAACGAGGGCACCAGGTTAATGGTACTTACAGGACTGAGGCGTTTGACCGGACTGGCTGAAGTGCAACTGCAAGGATGCCAGTTGGAGAGGCTGCCATCAGCGCTGCTCGCGCTCACAGGCCTACGCAGTTTGGACATGCAACACAACAGTCTGCGTACTCTAGAAGAGCTGTTAGGATTGCAGCATTTGAGGCGTCTGTCCTGCCTACGACTGGCACATAACCGCGTTCTGGCTCTTCCGGTCAGCGTAGGAGTGCTGCGCTCACTGGAGCTCTTGGATTTGGCACACAATCAGATGCAAAACCTACCTTTGGCACTCTTTACACTGCATAAGCTGCGACGCCTGCTTTTGGCAGGAAACCTTTTGGAAGAGCTGCCAGCTGAAATCGGAGCCTTGAAGCTTCTTAGCGAACTAGACCTAAGTGGCAACAGGCTTGAACGTCTCCCCAAGGAACTGTTTGAAACGTGCATAGAGCTTCGCAACTTGAATGTTGCGAATAACTCTCTAGGGTCTTTGCCCACTGGTTTTGGCGGCCTGCCTCAGCTTTCGCGTCTGGATGTACGTGGAAACAGCCTAGAGCAACTGCCGGTCGAGCTGGGGTGTTGTTTTGGGCTTCGTGGAGGCGGTTTGCAAGTGGAAACCTGGCTGCTGCACACCCTACCTCGGCAG CAGCTCAGTGGAGCTTCCACTCTGCACTGGAATCTCGGATATAAAACATCAGCTTCAGACTGA
- the si:ch211-106h11.1 gene encoding volume-regulated anion channel subunit LRRC8D isoform X3: MFTLSELWSGGERQGSYKLLKPWWEVFMDYLLVLMLMVSILAGTLQLSRDGVVCVPVHSSSINYSSPMEPVSDSIFNSNPESPKISVKGRRTNLDFQQYIYISQVCYHEALPWYSRFLPYVTLLHTLVLLASGCFWFHFPLTSARVEHFLSLLAKCCESPWTTRALSLTARLDTRFSETEQVVQPKVQVTTSYKTRKSSLDSGTDSPLLAGTDSVSTTTQPSPCPSTLSHCSTHSAMSLIEPVLPVQVVPDTSRQGATLDRSDREQARALFERVRRFRAHCESSDVIYKVYTAQTVFKVLKFILIVSYTTPLLGSISFSHICQPRSSALTGYSVFQCSHSLSSVLRKLMQAYVLLLFLFGLLAIYALSWIFHKSLRQYSFQSLREKGSMLDVPVLHNDLAFLLHMADQYDPLLAQRLSVFLSPVSETRLLEESLERRWGADRLRSMITLDQQGRSLLQLVALPRLPGALFTFSQLEVLKLELIGDAKLTAQISNMTALREMHLYHCTALVEPAALQHLQEHLETLHLTFTQAAEIPVWVYSLRGLQELHLTGRLSNEGGMGRGWGLGSLRQLRHLRILVLRGMLQKVPGELSELAGSLLKLEIYNEGTRLMVLTGLRRLTGLAEVQLQGCQLERLPSALLALTGLRSLDMQHNSLRTLEELLGLQHLRRLSCLRLAHNRVLALPVSVGVLRSLELLDLAHNQMQNLPLALFTLHKLRRLLLAGNLLEELPAEIGALKLLSELDLSGNRLERLPKELFETCIELRNLNVANNSLGSLPTGFGGLPQLSRLDVRGNSLEQLPVELGCCFGLRGGGLQVETWLLHTLPRQLSGASTLHWNLGYKTSASD; this comes from the exons ATGTTCACGTTGTCCGAGCTGTGGTCCGGCGGTGAGCGTCAGGGTAGTTATAAGTTGCTGAAGCCGTGGTGGGAGGTCTTCATGGACTACCTTCTGGTGCTCATGCTGATGGTGTCCATCCTTGCCGGGACGCTCCAGCTGTCACGGGACGGAGTCGTGTGCGTCCCAGTGCACTCTTCTTCCATCAACTACAGCTCTCCCATGGAGCCTGTGTCTGATTCAATTTTTAATAGCAACCCAGAGTCACCCAAGATTTCTGTGAAGGGGCGACGTACCAACCTTGACTTCCAGCAGTACATCTACATCAGCCAGGTTTGCTATCACGAGGCATTGCCCTGGTACTCACGGTTTTTGCCATATGTGACCCTGCTCCATACGTTAGTTCTCCTGGCCAGTGGTTGCTTCTGGTTCCACTTCCCGCTCACGTCTGCTCGCGTCGAGCACTTCCTATCACTTCTCGCCAAATGTTGCGAATCGCCCTGGACAACAAGGGCCCTCTCTCTTACAGCCAGACTGGACACACGCTTCTCTGAGACAGAACAAGTTGTGCAACCCAAAGTTCAGGTAACAACTTCGTACAAAACACGAAAGTCAAGTCTGGATTCGGGGACGGACAGCCCCCTATTGGCGGGGACTGATAGTGTGTCCACTACAACGCAACCATCTCCGTGTCCCTCGACGTTGTCCCATTGCTCAACGCATTCTGCTATGTCACTCATAGAGCCGGTTCTGCCTGTCCAAGTTGTCCCAGACACTTCCAGACAGGGAGCCACGTTAGACCGCAGCGACAGAGAGCAGGCCAGAGCTCTGTTCGAGAGAGTGCGCAGGTTTCGTGCTCACTGCGAGAGTTCAGATGTTATCTATAAG GTGTACACTGCTCAAACGGTGTTCAAGGTTCTGAAGTTTATTCTGATTGTTAGCTACACCACTCCTCTCCTGGGCTCAATCTCTTTTAGTCACATTTGCCAACCTCGCTCTTCTGCTCTGACCGGCTACAGTGTCTTCCAGTGCAGTCACTCACTGTCCTCTGTCCTACGCAAGCTAATGCAGGCCTACGTCTTGCTGCTCTTCCTGTTTGGTCTGCTGGCCATCTATGCCCTGTCCTGGATCTTCCACAA GTCTTTGAGGCAGTACTCTTTCCAGAGTCTACGTGAGAAAGGATCCATGCTAGATGTACCTGTACTTCATAATGACCTTGCCTTCCTCTTGCACATGGCCGACCAGTACGACCCTCTACTGGCCCAGCGCCTGTCTGTCTTCCTCTCACCGGTCAGTGAGACTCGACTTCTAGAAGAAAGTCTGGAGCGCCGTTGGGGAGCTGATCGCTTGCGATCAATGATCACGTTAGATCAGCAGGGACGCTCTCTGCTGCAGCTCGTGGCCCTTCCTCGTCTCCCAGGGGCCCTGTTCACCTTCAGCCAGCTAGAGGTGTTGAAGTTAGAACTTATCGGAGATGCCAAACTGACAGCACAAATATCTAACATGACCGCACTCAG AGAGATGCACCTTTACCACTGCACTGCATTAGTGGAGCCGGCTGCACTGCAGCACCTTCAAGAACATCTGGAGACTTTGCATCTAACCTTCACCCAAGCTGCAGAGATCCCAGTTTGGGTTTATTCCCTTCGAGGCCTGCAAGAGCTGCACCTCACTGGGAGGTTGAGCAATGAGGGTGGCATGGGGCGTGGATGGGGCCTTGGCAGCCTTCGACAACTGCGTCATCTCCGCATCTTGGTGCTGCGCGGCATGCTGCAGAAAGTTCCAGGGGAGCTGAGCGAATTGGCAGGGAGTCTGCTAAAACTGGAGATATATAACGAGGGCACCAGGTTAATGGTACTTACAGGACTGAGGCGTTTGACCGGACTGGCTGAAGTGCAACTGCAAGGATGCCAGTTGGAGAGGCTGCCATCAGCGCTGCTCGCGCTCACAGGCCTACGCAGTTTGGACATGCAACACAACAGTCTGCGTACTCTAGAAGAGCTGTTAGGATTGCAGCATTTGAGGCGTCTGTCCTGCCTACGACTGGCACATAACCGCGTTCTGGCTCTTCCGGTCAGCGTAGGAGTGCTGCGCTCACTGGAGCTCTTGGATTTGGCACACAATCAGATGCAAAACCTACCTTTGGCACTCTTTACACTGCATAAGCTGCGACGCCTGCTTTTGGCAGGAAACCTTTTGGAAGAGCTGCCAGCTGAAATCGGAGCCTTGAAGCTTCTTAGCGAACTAGACCTAAGTGGCAACAGGCTTGAACGTCTCCCCAAGGAACTGTTTGAAACGTGCATAGAGCTTCGCAACTTGAATGTTGCGAATAACTCTCTAGGGTCTTTGCCCACTGGTTTTGGCGGCCTGCCTCAGCTTTCGCGTCTGGATGTACGTGGAAACAGCCTAGAGCAACTGCCGGTCGAGCTGGGGTGTTGTTTTGGGCTTCGTGGAGGCGGTTTGCAAGTGGAAACCTGGCTGCTGCACACCCTACCTCGGCAG CTCAGTGGAGCTTCCACTCTGCACTGGAATCTCGGATATAAAACATCAGCTTCAGACTGA